The DNA window aaggaaacaaacaacaacccTGCAGGGCAGAACTTTCGTCTAGAGATCTGGCTGGCAGACGGCGACGTGAGGGCATCAGATAGACTCCTGCCCGAGGGAGCTTCGGTGCTCCCCCCCCCATGGCTCTCGGCATCAAACCCCAGAGACATTTCTTTGCCTGGTCCTTGAATTTTCCTTTACAAAACGTGCTGGTTAAAATACATCAAAGTTCAGAAGggaaacaaaccaaccaaccaagtaATCTCAGGTTTTCCACAAATAATAATCTTTCCCTCTGAAATATAGTTGACAGGCACCTGGCTGGGGGACACTAGGACCCAAAAGATGTTAGGCTCGTCCTGGACCCGCCCACACCCAGAACGGGCCAGCTCCGTCAGCCCAGTCACCATCAACTGAAAGTAACATAAAATGAAGCCCGCGGTCTCGGAACCCGAGAATCACGCACCCAGACCTCCCCGGCCAAGCCCTGTGCTGTGAAAACAAACGCTAGCTTTGGAGCTTTTAGTCCAAAGTGTCCCATTAGCACATCCTTCCCCTCAATGTGAAGTTTTATTAAACTTGACTCGATCTGCCTTTATTAAAAAACCTTACAAAAGATGTATTTAAGTGCTTGAAAAAATCAACTTTATGCTCTATGCACAGATAAACTCTTACTGTACAGCTAATATGGTTAtatcctttgtttaaaaaatattttccccccACTAATGACACTCGGTGGGGGGTTCTACACAAGTGATCCCGTCATTCCTCCGGGAACGTGTCCTCAGGGTCGACACGTGGCCGGAAAGACCCTCACGGAGCGCGCCCCGCCGTGCTCGGGAACGTTTATTGAGATTGCTTGGGGGTTGgtgctcttttcttcctcctccgtttttgttttctgagagaGGGCGCTGGCGTGAGGGGACCCGGCCGGCTGGCTGATTGTCACTTGCCGTTGGCGCGGTCGAGACTCTCCAGCACCTTGTTGAGGCGGATGTTGAGCAGTCTGACCTGGTTCTCCAGGTGCTCCAGCTTCTCCTCCACGCTAGGGCCGCTGGGCCCGCTGCGCCAGTAGAAGCCCATGGGCCCGGTCATGAAGTAGATGGCCACCACGAAGCAGAGGGGCAGGACGGCGTTCTCCGGCTCCCCCTCGTACTTGTGCAGGACATACACGCACGACATGGAGAACAGGATGACCCGCGCGACCCAGAAGAAGCGGCCGAACACCACGTGCAGGAGGCTGAAGGTGAAGCCCAGGGTCAGAGACAAGAACCAGTAAGCCAGGAGAACGACACCGACCAGCAGGAGCGCGCGGGCCGGGCTGTTGGCCACCGAGGCCGGGCTGAAGTACTGGGACAGGTTCGACACTGCGGCACAGAAAAGAGGGACAGTGGCCGGTCACCAGGAGCCAGGGCTTTCTCTCCAAGTGGGGCTCGGGCAGCTCGGTTCCCTTGCTGGGTCTCTGCAATAAGATGTCCCTAAAGTCGGCTGCCTCACGATCCTTCGTGCTAAGCCCTGGGAGACTACCTGCCATATCCTGAGTTTAAGATGCCTTTTTGTGGCAGGGCACAGCTTACAAACTGACCTTGgatttcctcccttcctgccttccggAGTCACAAACGCCCAATTTTAGGCCGGGTATGCGGCTGCCTAGGATGGAGGCATGTCCGGCCTCCCTTGTAGCTACAAAACTAAGCTTTGGTCAAGGAGATGTTTTGCGGTGGCCCCCAGGGGTTTTTCCTAAAAGTAGCAGGAATGTGCCCTTTACCTCCTTTTCTTCTGTCTGCTGGAATGTGGATGTGATGGCGGGAGTGGGAGCAGCTGTCTCGGGCCATGAAGTAAGGGAAGTCACCTATTGGGGAGCAATAAAATGGAAGGTGCCTCGGTTCTGAGGACAACGTGCTGCAAAGCCACCTACCTGCCTAACCACCTACCTGTGAACTTTCACATAGAGAAATAAGCTTCCATCTTGTTTAAGCTGCTGATATTTTGGATCTCTTACTCACAGTCAAACCTAATCATACATGAAGTTCCATCTTAAACATGGAGTAAAATGGAGGAGTTGCATCTTCTGTGTGCCCAACttaagaaaattttcaaacagaaaagttaaaaggATAGTAAAATAAATACTCCTATTGAAACCACTAGGTTTAATAGTGgttaacattttaccatatcTTGTTTtgtcacatacttttttttttttttttactgagccATTTGAAAGATGCAAAAGATCATACTTTggcatatttttttccagttttattgagctataactgACATAAAGCACTGTATAAGCTCAAGCTGTAAAGCATGacttattatatatattgtgaaattacTACAATAAGcttaattaacatccatcacctcatatagatacaaaaaaaaaagaattttcttgtcCTGAGAACTCTTAGAATCTACTATTCTCCtaataactttcaaatatgccaTACAACAGAGTTAACTATAATCGTTACATTGTCTGTTACATCCCTGGGTCCTTATTTATCTTGTAATtagaaatttgtaccttttgaccatcttGTTTCAATTCCCTCACCCACCACCTCCTACCTCtgaccacaaatctgatctctttttctatgaggcttttttttttttaaagattctacatatatgtgagatcatacggtatttgtctttccctgtctgacttatttcacttagcataatgccctcaagttccatccacgttgttgcaaatggcaggatttccttctctttttatggctga is part of the Zalophus californianus isolate mZalCal1 chromosome 14, mZalCal1.pri.v2, whole genome shotgun sequence genome and encodes:
- the LOC113912494 gene encoding BRI3-binding protein isoform X1; translation: MGARASGGPRARAGLLLLLLLLGLLAPGAQGARGRGGTEKNSYRRTVNTFSQSVSSLFGEDNVRAAQKFLTRLTERFVLGVDMFVETLWKVWMELLDVLGLDGDFPYFMARDSCSHSRHHIHIPADRRKGVSNLSQYFSPASVANSPARALLLVGVVLLAYWFLSLTLGFTFSLLHVVFGRFFWVARVILFSMSCVYVLHKYEGEPENAVLPLCFVVAIYFMTGPMGFYWRSGPSGPSVEEKLEHLENQVRLLNIRLNKVLESLDRANGK
- the LOC113912494 gene encoding BRI3-binding protein isoform X2, translated to MGARASGGPRARAGLLLLLLLLGLLAPGAQGARGRGGTEKNSYRRTVNTFSQSVSSLFGEDNVRAAQKFLTRLTERFVLGVDMFVETLWKVWMELLDVLGLDVSNLSQYFSPASVANSPARALLLVGVVLLAYWFLSLTLGFTFSLLHVVFGRFFWVARVILFSMSCVYVLHKYEGEPENAVLPLCFVVAIYFMTGPMGFYWRSGPSGPSVEEKLEHLENQVRLLNIRLNKVLESLDRANGK